Within the Mastacembelus armatus chromosome 23, fMasArm1.2, whole genome shotgun sequence genome, the region ACAATTCTGACAAATGAAACGTCGGTGGCTTgttttgtgtcatgttttatttttgaaacattATTTCCAAAGGTTTAAGGCTGTAACCAGGATGACTCCCTGTCACAACAGTGACTCTGCTGCTGTATTTCTGTTAAGCAActattttctatgtttttttagTGAccaggctgctgcagctgctgcagtgacacaaagacCAAATGGCTTTCTGAGGGAACAATCTGCAGTAAATAATCATTTTATCAAGTGAACCAACTCCTGTCAAGGCTTCAGCTCTGGAAAACATTTCTAATGGAGCTTTATTTGGTTTGAATCTCAGTGATCTTGTCTTTGTGTTGAGTCTGcatcactgcagctgctgtggagAGAAGGTTTCTCTCTGAGCTGGTTGAGGAAGCAGAGCTGAGTTTTTCTGCActgaacagagaaaacacagactgactCTCATGTGCAGTTtgaagaagaagagtactttggtgtgtatgtggtgtgtgtgtgtgtgtgtgtgtgtgtgtgtgtgtgcgttactgcttatattgtggaattatagagccttatggccgtggacacaaaagccggtcttggctttaggaggatttagtctgtggctgactgaacttcccattcaccacagttcctcatgaactgggtgggcaggattgtccagtatggagttgattttgtccaccatcctcctctctgccacagcctccagactgtccagttccagtccaacaacagattttaccttcctgatcaacttgtttagtccccagcacacaactgcaaagaacagtgcactggTGAGTAtttgtacttgtacttcatTTGTACTCTAAGTTAGTAAGTTTAGCAGACAgatgcagagcagcagcagtaacagctgGACTTTACAGTAAACTGTGTATTTGCAGTTGATGGATCAACATGAGCTTTTACTCCAGACACAGTCTGTGCTCTCGCTCTGATTATCAGTCAGTAAATGATGCAGCATGTAGAGATGAATGTGACAACACTGCCCCCGTGTGTTCATAATGAAGAACTACACTTTCACGCAGCAACAGACTGAACTAAATTCTACTGGAAcctcatgttttcttatttcttcaGTCTCTCATTGTGCTGAGGTGAACTGTGGGAGGACGGGGTGAGGCCCGAGCTCTGAAAGCAGCTGGAGGTCAGTGATTGCTCTCTGGAGCTCAGCAGGTGTTTAGACTGTAAGTCACAGTAACAGAGAGGAAAGATGTCTGGCCTCTTTTATCAAACATCAATTCAATGTGTTAATTCAATTAGTCAACTGCAGAACTGCAGGACAGACTGGTTCTATCAGTGTTAAtatgactgcacacacacttcagtgtGATGTGTCAAGGTTTTGGTTAGAGCAGCAGTATCTCTGTGTACAAACAGCCTGGGATGCTCCTGTGGCAGGAGGTTAAAGGAACAATCCGGtagttatttgttttatgtgcatcTGTTACAGAACAGTTTCCACTGGTCCGGATCAAACCGTCCTGGTCTTCAATCCAACACCACAGGTCGGTAAACCGTTCCATCAGTCGTGTCAGGATCACACAGAACAAACTGTGAGTGACAACCAGTAGTGATGAAATGATTTACAAAGTCTATAGATTTATTGACATTTATAGCATATTTCTTGTACATAACAATGACTCCTAATAAAATCAATAATTGTTTACCTGACCTGAATGCAAAGTTTCAGCTGTAACATAAAGGGTTAAAAataaccttttctttttgtgaatGAAACTTTTgctgttaaatataaataaatggagTTTAAAGCTCCaatatttcctttttctgaCATGTagaagaggaggttcttggacgtagtgaaggaggacatgaggatagttggtgtgggtgaggaggatacagaggatagggttgaatggaggcaggtgattggctgtggcgaccccctgaagggagcagctgaaaggaaaagaagaataatGTAGATATTATACTATACAATACTAAcctgaggctgtgtgtgtgtgtgtgtgtgtgtgtgtgtgtgttcagttcaAAGAAATGAGGCTCCTGATTAGAGAAGTTAAAACTTTATTCACTTCACAAAAATCTTCACTGCAGAAATTAGAAATCTcaataaattgattttattatttaaagagCTCATAAAAAGTGTCAGCTTAAATAAACTTGAGCAtcttaaataaacaataaataacaaggATGTTTGGTAACACTATTTTACAGGCTGTAATCTACTAAACTCAAAGGATTTCATTTGGGACAAAGTCTATAAAAAACAAGTCTGTGGTCAAATGATTATTAGTGAAtcaaacattcaaatcaaaGATTATGGGAAATTAAATTTCTTATAGTTATTCACCcaaaagttaaagaaaattaaagtttttactACAATTCAAACTAAACTTCTTTCTTTGCAGGAAACCTccaaggaaagaaaagagaaagtacAGCCATGTAAAATAAAGGTCAAAGCTTTATTTCCTGGgtctattgtttttgtttataactTCCAAAACATCTTCTGGAAAGAACTATGTCATTCTTCTACTCATCATAGGAAAaccaataataatgataaactAGTTTTAGTCTTTTGGCTCAGCTGACACTGTCCACTAATAAGAGACTAATGAACAAAATTCTTCTTTCAATTTTCCTTTCTGTCCTAAAATTAGCATCAGATCACAGAACTCTTTCCAGGAAACACAGACccataaaataaaacttcagaGAACGCAGCGTGAGATGAGACTTGAAGGAACAAGCTGACATTTAGAGGAGCCCTGACGTGGCTTCTTATCCAGAgtcagaggaaagaaaagtaaataataatacacCAGATGAGCAGTTTCATCTCTGCTAAGCTTCTCTGCACCAGGAGGTGAAACTGAAAGCAGCCGTCAGGGTACGATGGAGAACAGGACGAGCTTGGAGTGTTTAAGTGTCGGTGGGTTCAGCTGAGAACATGAGGTGACGGTAGAGCAGGGTTTAGTTTAAGCAGCATTTCAAAGATAACTCTGGTGATTTTTCCTCTagtccacaaaaacaaaagcccaCAGTGAAATGATCCTGATAACAGGTTCCAGCACCAAACAGATCCATTCACAGCTAAAACAACATTCCCCAACAAAAGCACCAGTTCCTCCTGCCGCAATAATTCATTAGTAACAGATCGATTcatctgtgttttgatttttaactAACAAAGTCAAAATAGTGAAAGTGATAAGGCACTAAGTGAAACCCAAAGTCcagaacacagaaacactccTTCCTCACACTGTTGGTTCTGGTATTTTCCTGCAGTTTGTGCAAGAATCCAGAATAACACCAGACCTGCCCTTTAACCTGCTTCCTGAAAACAGAGGAAgtaaacagagacaaaaagaaagtgcAAACATGTGCCTGTGGACAAAACTAAACTTTCATTTGGTTTTACTGTTGACGTGGAACTAAACCTCCCCTCCCCACAAATTAAACTGTGAACACGGAAAAGCCCTGAATGTGAAGAAAGATGGTGTCTCAGCTGAGGTAGGTCAGGATGACAGACTGGatgaggacaggacaggacaggtgtCTCAGCTGAGGTAGGTTATGATGACAGACTGGATGACGACAGGGCAGAACAGAGTCTCAGCTGAGGTAGATGAGGACAGGACAGGTGTCTCAGCTGAGGTAGGTTATGATGACAGACTGGATGAGGACAGGGCAGAACAGAGTCTCAGCTGAGGTAGATGAGGACAGGACAGGTGTCTCAGCTGAGGTAGGTTATGATGACAGACTGGATGAGGACAGGGCAGGACAGGTGTCTCAGCTGAGGTAGATGAGGACAGGACAGGTGTCTCAGCTGAGGTAGGTTATGATGACAGACTGGatgaggacaggacaggacaggtgtCTCAGCTGAGGTAGGTCAGGATGACAGACTGGatgaggacaggacaggacaggtgtCTCAGCTGAGGTAGGTTATGATGACAGACTGGATGAGGACAGGACAGGTGTCTCAGCTGAGGTAGGTCAGGATGACAGACTGGATGAGGACAGGACAGGTGTCTCAGCTGAGGTAGGTAATGATGACATACTGGATAAGGACAGGGCAGAACAGAGTCTCAGCTGAGGTAGATGAGGACAGAACAGGTGTCTCAGCTGAGGTAGGTCAGGATGACAGACTGGATGGGCAGTCTGCACACTGGGCACAACTTGTTCCTCCTCTTCAGCTTCCTGGCACACACGTAGCAGGACATCAGGTGTCCGGTGCGTCCGTGGACGATGCAGCCGTTCTTCGGTCGGGACTGACAAATGACGCAGGGTTCCAGGCACGAGTCTGGCAACCGCCACTCTGCCGACGTGCTGCGctccagttcggggaccacaggagGCTTATCGGTGGGCGACAATGGGAGAAGCTCCTGGGAGTcggtggaggaggagggctggGATTCAGGAGTCCAGAGCTTCTCCTGAGAGGAGGAAGCCTCGGAGGGGGAGAAGAGATCCTGGGAGTTGggagcagaggaagaagtggAGTCAGACAGACACTGCGTCAGGAGAGGAGGCGTCTTCGCTCTTTTCCCATCTGGAACATCGACTCCTTCATTCTCCTCCACGTCAGAACCTTCAAGAGacacatcagtcagtcattGATCGCTGGTGGATTTTAGTGCAGACTACAGAGGTCAGTCTCCTCTCCTAATAAATGCAGCCAAGTTTCTGGGAGAGAAGTTATTTTCTAACACAGAGCACCTGTAGCACCTACCTGGAGCTTCTTTCGTTGCCGATTGGCCTTCCGGTTTTGTGGGCAGGACTTTAGGGCTGCAGGGCATGGAGTCAGTTGTGTCGGCAGATGCCTCAGGCAGCCAATCCTGGCGCAGAGTCCAGCAGCGGAGGCAGTTTCTGGGCAGAGGGGGGTTCAGCTCATCACACTTCATGCACCGCCAATAGTCCTGagagagcaacacacacacagttagacCGAACGAATAAGTGTATGTTTgctttacgtgtgtgtgtttgtgtgtagactCACAGCTTCAGTGATCTCCGTGTCTTCATCGAAGGAGTCGTCATCATCAGCTTCAAAGATGGTGACCTCGTACACCTGGACACGCACACGTCAACAGGTAAGATGTTAGGAGGATTTggtctttctttttattcagaAATACAGAATCTCAGCAGATTCACAGGTTGAGCTGTTTACCTGGTCATCTGCAGACAGCGAGGCGTCATCTTCGTTATAGTCGTCAGAGTCGATGGACTCAACCTCAAACTCGACGCTGAAGTTGTCACTGTCTGAATCTGAGGCTGcaactgtgacctctgacctctcagactaaacacacacagagtccctGTCATCAACTGACACAGCAATTCTAGACGAACAAAActaagcctgtgtgtgtgtgtgtgagaaactcACGGTGCTGTGTGACTCAGATGATTGGCTGCTATGTCTGTCCCGCCCACTTCCTAATCCACCAATCACACACCAGGACAGGCTGTCATCAAAGGTCAGAGAGTAGCTGTCagacctcctcctcttcttaccttcctcttcctcttcttcatctgactcctcttcatcctcatcttcattGTGGGAGGGGCCTGAGGATATCAGGTGGGTGGAGCTTAAGTCACAGGTTCCAGAGGTGAGCTGAGGTGGTGGAAACAGCTTAAAGGAGAAACTTACCTGGGTCGTTacttctgcagctcctccttctccttctcctcctcctcctgtctggtGATGAGGAGCAACTTTCTGAATCTGcctcctaaaacaaacacatttcagtttaGAGGTAGAGTCCTGACACCTgtatcattttttaaacatatttataaaattaataaacattCAAACTCTTGGTGAACAGccattaattcattttttccttgTACAGATGCCAAACTCCCTTCATAAATTATGGAATTTTTCATTTGCCCTGTTTTTATCCTCCATTATTAACCTCAGGGGACATTGAGTGTTATGTGTTTTAAGCGTTATTGTCCTCTGTTAAATTCTGCATTACACATAATTCATGAAGCttcagttattaaaaaaaaagatcccaCAGCTACTGTTCAGTTTTGTCAACACAGTGCTTTTTTTCACAGGTTATTTAACCTAGAAACGTCCtacctctgtccctctgtctgtctctctgttgcTGTGGGTGTCACTCAACTTTGGTGGAGACtctgagaaagaaagacaaagaaatgttAGTTTTAGTTAAGCTGCAGgcaagacaaaaagaaaaaatgagatACAGGGCTGAGCATCTCATTGACCCTTTGCCAAGTGTAGTTTAGTTTTACATATTTGAATATGTATAAGTGTAAGGAATTACTGAGGTTGATGTGTGTACAGAAAATATTGGGCACAGGTGTATTTGTTAAGAAACCTTTtcatttatcattatcattaaatTTGTAATAAGTGATATCGAAtgggaggaaaaacagagagaagaaggaagtggTCTTACCTTGGCTCTTTACAGCCACCAGGTTCTTGGTGATCATTGCAAACAAAACTCtgaaacataaatgttttagttagttacattttaataaatctgATGActtgtttaaaatgtgcttatttGATTAGTGAATTGATGTTATTGCCAAGTAGAACCAGACAGTGAATCGCTCATCTCTGTCTCACCGTGGTTCTTTAACAGAGAAGCTGTCGACGCCCAGCACTCGCCCCAGTGCATCCTGGGAGCAGTGGACgatgtgctgctgcttctggTCATACAGCTGCTTCTGGATGATGTACTGACCCAGGTAGAACATCACCTGCAGGAATCACAGATGTTGTAGAAATGTAACCCAGAAAACACACTTCCTTAAAaagaggtttttgttttaaagttgtcCACTTGTCCAAAGCTCTTCTCACAATGAAGAGATGTAAAGATGACAATGGAGCAGATTactattaatattttatgtgcTAAGCTTTGTATTAAGCCAGAATAAGAATGAGTCAAGCATCAATCACAGGCatagttttactgtttttactcaAACTGCAGACACACTGTACCTCCTTCATGGTGAAAACGTCTTTAGTGGCTCCTGCATGTTGCAGCAAAGAATGAAACTCTCCCTTTGGTCGGACCTAAACACACccatgaaaatattcagtcacgCTGTGAGCAGTCAGTGCACAGCTTACAGCCTGAGAAGCAGCCAGTCTCTCTCACCAGTTTGTTGTCGTCAGTGCTATTGGTGTTGAGCTCCCTGTCAGCTGACATTGTGACGCTGATGttttctgcacacaaacacaaaggcgGCCATATAAAGATCTGATATAAAGATCAGTCCACAACTGAAACATGTCACGGTTCGATCACATCTGAATCCTTTTGAATCTTTCATTAAGTCTCATTGGGTTTCACTTTCATCAAGTGCAGCTGACACATGATATAAAAACCTCATGATTACTCATATCAGCACTAACATTACATAAGCACCAGTGTTTAGGTTTTAGAAATGTATTTACATAACTATCTTTAGTGTATAGGCTGGAACATAATATAGCAATACACTGAGCTGATCCATAAGTACATTTGAGGATTTCATGCTTTCCTGTGTGGTAAAGAACAGCAAAGAGAATATCTTTTAAAAGTCACCTAGAGTTCTGACATATTTTAACAAGAatcttttgttattttactgacaaaacattaaactggtaaataaaatatataaaaagcaAATTAATTAATGACAGTTATGGTCAGTTattaacagaaacagacactgaATTAACTGCCAGCCTTTACCCAGTCTTACCACAAGTAAACAATTTGCATATCTTACAAGCACATAGTTATTTATCATGTACacagtgttttatgttgttaataatagaaataaaaggCTCACCGGTATATACAGGGTAAGAAGTATCAGCAGCAGTCCATCCTGTGCAAGTAAAAGCAGATAAAGTGCTGTCagtggagcagagcagagctgcagcctcTTATAGACCTGCTCAGACATGTCAGGACTAGACCAGTCAAATGTACTGAACTAGCCTAACTGGAGCCTATCAGAGTCTAACAGAGCCACTCAGGGCTGAGTCAGCAGCAGCCGGTTGTACATTCATGTTTAAACTGACTGTACCAGCTGATTCAATCATACAGGTCTGTGGAGACATGCCGGGACTAGTCCTGCATGACTCATCCATGTCCAAACAAAGATAACCACCTAACCAGACTAACTACATCACACTAACCAGCTATAACCAgagccaaaaaataaaactgacacttGTCTGAGTGGTTCCACAGCCAGGCAATGAAGAAAGGGATAAAATTCAACCAACAGAATTTGTTGCCAGCCAATAAAATCAAATTCAGTCTCATCCGCATTCAAGTCTTTTTTAAAGCCTGTCTGGAAATAGATTTCAAACTGTAGACTGACCAAAAACTCTGCAAGAATCACAGATTCATGTGAAATCTGAAATATTGGAATATTTTGTTATATAATATCAGAGAATTGAATACTTCTCtaatctaaatgttttttaaaaatctgtatttgGTCTACTGTCTAAAATAGGAAAATATTTAGAGATATTtaaatgtggggaaaaaagtaaatattctaaagaaatgagagaaactTTCTCAGAACAAAGTTATCTATTAAATCTCTGcatgtttcaaataaataaacatgcagcATAAAGTTCAAACTAATTCAGGAATAAAGCTCAACACCAGGCTGGAGCTTGGGATGaagtttatatcaataaaacTGCAACAATACACTAAATCAATcagtcacagacagaaaaacatattttgacagTTTAgttgttttacacatttaaGGTTCTCAAAAGTTAAAACTGGACATTTCGTTATTTTATAGGATGAAGATATTTAAGAGTTCTGTGTGTTAGTTTTATAAACCACATTATTATTCTAGTAAGCAAATTGAGATCAATGAATTATGGCAATAAACGTAAACTGCAGTCATAGATATTATGatgattgttattattttaatctAACTCATGTGAAAACAGTTATTGTGACGCATGTGCGTAAAAACCTGTCCAAGCTGAGCCAAAGCTGTGCAGCCCATTTGGCAGCCTGTTTGGCAGCCTGTCTGGCAGCCTGTCCCTCAGTATGTGTCTGGACACTGGTCTGAATGACTGTGCAGAAACAGCCTGCTCACACACAGCTGCCTCACTGAGTCACCGCAACACACCCACGCAGTGAAAATATGCCCGGACTTGTCCCGctcttgtgtttctctgcacCGACGACCCGCAGCTGATAAACACGGAGGCTCAACTATTTCACCCACAGCATAACTTTAGCCACATGTTAACTTCCATCCTAATGTGAGAGCGAAGAGTAGGAACTGACTTGAGAACAATGGTCgacaagcaaacagaaaaagtttTGTTTCTCCTGTGCACCAGCTCAGCTAGCGTTAGCTACATGCTAAAAACACTAACGTAGTGTTGTAATTTCACTGCAAATTAAATGCGGTTTGCTGGataaattagtttttttctcTTGAGGAAATGCTAACCTAACTCTAAATATCAGCCAAAATGAAAACCCGAGCCGtgaatgaaatgtgtttaaCCTGAATCTAGCTAACAACGGCTGCGCCGTCAGCAGTCCCGGCCTGCTCAACCAGGAAACTCCGAGGCTCCGAGGCCTGCTAGCCACGCAGCTAACCACCGGCTAACTCGTGCTACTGCTAAGGTTACCGCAATAAATACTGACACAAGTAAATTTCACCATTATTTACGCACCTCTTCGGTTACTGTTGATCAAATATCCAGCAACGTTTATCCGACACTTTACCGGACCGTTGAACAGTTAATCATTCAACCGACGTGACGTCACTGGTCGCCGTTTTCCGTTTGTTGCTCGGGTGTTTGTGTGGCGCCCCTGCTGGCCGGATGTTGACACTGCAACCAGGGCTCAGGTTGATTACAAAACTTATAAAACCTCCACTGTTTTAGAAACTTTAAACCGCAAAATTTACCTTAAAAAATTTCAATACATACTAAGCAATAAATTATCATGCAAACAGCACTCAAATAGACAGAGTTACATAGTCAGGCAtttaaaataagttaaatatgtatttttttgacCTGATGTATTTCtatagcctggccagccagaccaaCTCCTTTCTAAGAGAAAGAATGTATATACAATAATATTTAGTATTTGTATTAACAAATTATATTTAGTTAAACACAAATAATTCTTTGTGTAGAAAAAGAGTTtgtctggctggccaggctacaGGGTAACTGCAAATTTCTAAGAGCtatttttaagactttttaagacctttttaataccacgctgaatgaaatttaagaccaattttgtagaaatgaaataaaacgtcacacaatacaaccaattaccataacacactgtttattgatatgaactgtttacacaccgtttggtttattgagtaaaacaaaaataaaatgccaggtgttttccgacaggtttccgcagccgctttgtgtttttcacactCCATGTGGGTCTCCAcagctttcatacccattgttccgagttttacatttttttgcaccggacctcgaacacgttgccactaactggacttaaccacggcgcaaaattagggttttgtaaccaatcgtcattaaatttacatttacccatggcaaaaggctaatgctgaaactttcccgcggttcacgcagctgccggaaagcacgtgttaaatgaactcccctcaaacgcgtattttagttggttccgcctatttcgttctgcgtaacaaatacgcgaaaggatttcaaattgatttcaagatgaaaataaaatcttctttatggggtctgttagatttcattttaagacctttgaaacgcgaatttaagacattttaatgctaattaaggccttagttttataatatggaatttaagactttttaaggacaCCCTGGGCTAGTATTACCCTGCAGTGAATTTACTaagtgaagtattttatttaggtACAACTTTGAGATATTTGTACATGAATGTCTGAGCAGGTCCTAAATTATGACACATGGGAATAAACTAAACTCCAACTTATTtcaacattatttaaaataacatcaaaGCTGCTTATTTctacatgaaaataaagtttttctctttttgatgtttgttcaatGAGAAGTCAGACAACAGGAAATTTGTaagaaaatcagtttgttttctccaaatgAAGTTTGGATGCCAGGATTAAATTCATCTCTCAGACAAAAAGATGAATGTCTGAATGTTATTGGGGCCTTTATAAGTCCTGGTTCATTTGTTGGTAACAGTTGGTTTGTTGGTTTGgttggaaagaaagaaattcacaTCCAATGGATCTAAAACATGCAACAGCCAACAAACTGCTGACTAGAGTTCAACTTCTGAGTAAAGTCACTGCAGTCGgcccagaaaaacactgagaacaagaCAAAGCTGTGGCTCAGAGTGACACGGGGTCAAAGTTCAGTCTAATGGCTgcttcaaatgcaaaacatccTTCAAACAACAGGAGATAAAAAGCCTTATACTGTGACACTTTCATCAGTTTCTCTTCCaacatttcactttgacatttaaagaaaatctgatcTGGGGacagttttgttgctttgttaaGGCTCCACTTAGTTCAAAACACAGTATTATTCTAAAATATTCTGAGCTCATCAAACTTTGtgcaacaacaaatgaaagGAACAAATGAGGACAGGTGGCACCATCATTTTTACCATGATCTTTACACTGACTAGTTGAACCAATGAGTCCAAACCCACAATGTGAATGGTATTTCTGAGTGGAGTCTTGGTGATTAGTTACAGTGATGGTTCTGTTTCCTTTGGACAGAGCTCCAgtatgtgctgctgcaggatgAACAGCAGTAATGAGGCCCAAAGGGCAGTGACATGTGCTTGTGAGCAGCAGGTTGGAGTTGAAATCCTGATCTGTCAGGAtcaactggtgtttttttttaaagagatttgAACAGCAGAACTAGAACACTAGAATGATTAATACATCATAATGGAACATCGTATCTAAGCAGCAGAATTGAACTCTACAGTCATTCCCACATCAACCCTTGGAGAGGTAAGACCCTGTGCAGCTGGGAGAAAAACTGCTTTTGATTTATTCTCTGTGTAAAGAAAATGACTGGACTGTGTTGGGGAAGAAGGACATTTAATTTCCCTGTTGTTCTCTCAAGGAAAAGACTTTTTCCATCTGTTGAATTCCAGAGAACTTTACATGTTATGTTAGATGTGCATCTTTTTCtgtaaacaggagaaacaaacacacattttgtcttgTACCACAGTTTGaattagaaaatgtgtctttaccTGTGTTGTATCCAGAACTATTTTTCATATGATATTCAATGTAATGTCAATTATACAATTGGAAATGATGCAAAATGCAAGTGTTGATTTCCAAGTAATTCATGGCCACTTGCAGAATTTCCACACTTTAAC harbors:
- the mdm2 gene encoding E3 ubiquitin-protein ligase Mdm2, whose product is MSADRELNTNSTDDNKLVRPKGEFHSLLQHAGATKDVFTMKEVMFYLGQYIIQKQLYDQKQQHIVHCSQDALGRVLGVDSFSVKEPRVLFAMITKNLVAVKSQESPPKLSDTHSNRETDRGTEEADSESCSSSPDRRRRRRRRRSCRSNDPGPSHNEDEDEEESDEEEEEEGKKRRRSDSYSLTFDDSLSWCVIGGLGSGRDRHSSQSSESHSTSERSEVTVAASDSDSDNFSVEFEVESIDSDDYNEDDASLSADDQVYEVTIFEADDDDSFDEDTEITEADYWRCMKCDELNPPLPRNCLRCWTLRQDWLPEASADTTDSMPCSPKVLPTKPEGQSATKEAPGSDVEENEGVDVPDGKRAKTPPLLTQCLSDSTSSSAPNSQDLFSPSEASSSQEKLWTPESQPSSSTDSQELLPLSPTDKPPVVPELERSTSAEWRLPDSCLEPCVICQSRPKNGCIVHGRTGHLMSCYVCARKLKRRNKLCPVCRLPIQSVILTYLS